From one Bos indicus x Bos taurus breed Angus x Brahman F1 hybrid chromosome 7, Bos_hybrid_MaternalHap_v2.0, whole genome shotgun sequence genomic stretch:
- the MGAT1 gene encoding alpha-1,3-mannosyl-glycoprotein 2-beta-N-acetylglucosaminyltransferase: MLKKQSAGLVLWGAILFVAWNALLLLFFWTRPAPGRLPSDSALDDDPASLTREVIRLAQDAEVELERQRGLLQQIREHHARWSQRWRVPTVAPPVPPRVPVTTPPAVIPILVIACDRSTVRRCLDKLLNYRPSAEHFPIIVSQDCGHEETAQVIASYGSAVMHIRQPDLSTIAVPPDHRKFQGYYKIARHYRWALGQVFHEFKFPAAVVVEDDLEVAPDFFEYFQATYPLLRADPSLWCVSAWNDNGKEQMVDSSKPELLYRTDFFPGLGWLLLAELWAELEPKWPKAFWDDWMRRPEQRQGRACVRPEISRTMTFGRKGVSHGQFFDQHLKFIKLNQHFVPFTQLDLSYLRQETYDRDFLARVYGAPLLQVEKVRTSERSELQEVRVQYTSRDSFKAFAKALGVMDDLKSGVPRAGYRGIVSFLYRGRRVHLAPPQTWDGYDPSWN; encoded by the coding sequence ATGCTGAAGAAGCAGTCTGCAGGGCTTGTGCTGTGGGGTGCCATCCTCTTTGTGGCCTGGAACGCCCTGCTGCTCCTCTTCTTTTGGACACGCCcagcgcctggcaggctaccctcAGACAGTGCTCTTGATGATGACCCCGCCAGCCTCACCCGTGAGGTGATCCGCCTGGCCCAGGACGCCGAGGTGGAGTTGGAGCGGCAGCGGGGCCTGTTGCAGCAGATCAGGGAGCACCATGCTAGGTGGAGCCAGCGGTGGAGGGTACCCACCGTGGCCCCGCCCGTCCCGCCACGAGTGCCTGTGACCACTCCACCAGCTGTAATCCCCATCCTGGTCATCGCCTGTGACCGCAGCACTGTTCGGCGCTGCCTGGACAAGCTGCTGAATTACCGGCCTTCTGCTGAGCACTTTCCCATCATTGTCAGCCAGGACTGCGGGCATGAGGAGACAGCCCAGGTTATCGCCTCCTACGGCAGTGCTGTCATGCACATCCGGCAGCCTGACCTGAGCACCATTGCAGTGCCACCCGACCACCGAAAGTTCCAGGGCTACTACAAGATTGCTCGGCACTACCGCTGGGCACTGGGCCAGGTCTTTCACGAGTTCAAGTTCCCAGCAGCCGTGGTGGTAGAGGATGATCTGGAGGTGGCTCCAGACTTCTTCGAGTACTTTCAGGCCACTTACCCGCTGCTGAGAGCCGACCCCTCCCTCTGGTGTGTGTCTGCCTGGAACGACAATGGCAAGGAGCAGATGGTGGACTCCAGCAAGCCCGAACTGCTCTACCGCACAGACTTTTTCCCTGGCCTGGGCTGGCTGCTGTTGGCTGAGCTTTGGGCTGAGCTGGAGCCCAAGTGGCCCAAGGCCTTTTGGGATGACTGGATGCGCCGGCCAGAGCAGCGGCAGGGCCGGGCCTGCGTGCGGCCCGAAATCTCCAGAACAATGACCTTTGGCCGCAAAGGTGTGAGCCACGGGCAGTTCTTTGACCAGCACCTCAAGTTTATCAAGCTGAACCAGCACTTCGTGCCCTTCACCCAGCTGGACCTGTCGTACCTGCGACAGGAGACTTATGACAGGGATTTCCTTGCACGTGTCTATGGTGCTCCCCTGCTGCAGGTAGAGAAAGTGAGGACCAGTGAGCGGAGCGAGCTGCAGGAGGTGCGAGTGCAGTACACGAGCAGGGACAGCTTCAAGGCCTTTGCCAAGGCCCTGGGAGTCATGGATGACCTCAAGTCTGGTGTCCCCAGGGCCGGCTACCGGGGCATCGTCAGCTTCCTGTACCGGGGCCGCCGTGTCCacctggccccaccccagacctgggATGGTTATGATCCTAGCTGGAATTAG